The Salvelinus namaycush isolate Seneca chromosome 1, SaNama_1.0, whole genome shotgun sequence genome has a window encoding:
- the LOC120055301 gene encoding SREBP regulating gene protein-like, producing the protein MVLRRLLRKRWVLGVVFGLSLIYFLTNTLKQEERTIRDRTLLEARDPDHRIPWKVRFNLGNSSRLITQCRNSIQGKTLLTDELGYVCERKDLLVNGCCNVNALSSRQYICKSCLANGCCNIYEYCVSCCLQPDKQLLLEHFLNRAADGFQNLFTAVEDHFELCLAKCRTSSQSVQHENTYRNPQAKYCYGESPPELLPI; encoded by the exons ATGGTGCTACGAAGATTACTAAGAAAACGTTGGGTGCTAGGTGTTGTGTTTGGACTTTCTTTGATCTACTTCTTAACCAACACCCTGAAACAG GAGGAGAGAACCATAAGGGATCGCACCCTGTTGGAGGCCAGGGACCCGGACCACCGGATCCCATGGAAGGTCAGGTTTAACCTGGGCAACAGTAGCAGGCTGATCACTCAGTGCCGGAACTCCATTCAGGGCAAGACATTGCTCACAGATGAACTGG GTTATGTGTGTGAGAGGAAGGATCTGCTGGTGAACGGTTGCTGTAATGTCAACGCTCTGAGCTCTAGACAATACATCTGTAAAAGTTGTCTGGCCAACGGCTGCTGTAACATCTACGAGTACTGTGTATCCTGCTGCCTCCAGCCTGATAAG caactTCTACTAGAGCATTTCCTGAACAGAGCTGCAGACGGCTTTCAGAACCTCTTCACCGCCGTGGAGGACCACTTTGAGCTGTGTTTAGCTAAGTGTCGGACTTCATCGCAG AGTGTCCAACATGAAAATACCTACAGAAATCCACAAGCAAAATACTGTTATGGAGAAAGTCCACCTGAACTGCTGCCTATATGA